The Planococcus liqunii genome includes a region encoding these proteins:
- a CDS encoding dihydrolipoamide acetyltransferase family protein, with the protein MIEVKLPKIREDVNESLVVIWFVSEGDAVKKGDPLLEIQTEKEVSEVEAEASGTVNEIIYKRGESAKVGEVLATINPAENAQETKPEEQKIVENTEPETKIPDDGQKPEEQKITEDTEQPKEASGKTGPAKTLRLAPGLRKLARELNVPLESIAGTGRNGKITEKDIRRVAGQAAAAEPAAKAEESQQEESAPEESTTDQAIDEAPTKEVPEKETAQENAGTEELPSEEPPEELAQQEQAALAEQAEAILEPDENDRESDAVPFSGIRGVIAKRMTESLQNSAQLTETAWADVTKLHSKKDASGKEAGWTAVVAKAAAQALGNHPLVNAHIKEGQILPQEAINLGFAVDTDRGLQVAVLQEADKHSLGDLQKHLADLAEKARNGQLANEQSAGSTFTITSLGAYRIQFFTPIINPPETAILGVGTIETYLALEGGKVQERKRLPLSLTIDHRAIDGAPAAKFLGDLIGLLEKPKQLFKDDEVMEKKAEKKKEKKKDKKKSKKKKS; encoded by the coding sequence ATGATCGAAGTGAAATTGCCAAAAATAAGGGAGGATGTCAATGAAAGCTTAGTGGTCATCTGGTTCGTTTCTGAAGGAGACGCTGTAAAAAAGGGAGACCCTTTGCTTGAAATCCAGACAGAAAAAGAAGTGAGTGAAGTAGAAGCGGAAGCCAGCGGCACAGTCAATGAAATTATTTACAAAAGAGGCGAATCAGCCAAAGTCGGGGAGGTGTTGGCCACGATTAATCCAGCAGAAAACGCGCAGGAAACAAAACCGGAAGAGCAGAAAATCGTAGAAAACACAGAGCCGGAAACAAAAATTCCGGATGATGGGCAAAAGCCGGAAGAACAAAAGATAACAGAGGATACGGAACAGCCAAAAGAGGCTTCCGGAAAAACCGGCCCAGCCAAAACACTTCGATTGGCGCCTGGATTGCGGAAGCTGGCACGGGAACTGAATGTTCCGTTAGAGTCTATTGCGGGAACCGGAAGAAACGGCAAAATTACGGAAAAAGACATCCGCCGAGTGGCGGGCCAAGCCGCAGCGGCAGAGCCTGCTGCAAAAGCGGAAGAATCACAACAAGAAGAATCGGCGCCAGAAGAATCAACAACAGACCAAGCTATAGATGAAGCACCAACAAAAGAAGTGCCTGAGAAGGAAACAGCACAAGAAAATGCGGGAACTGAAGAATTGCCAAGTGAGGAGCCGCCGGAAGAACTGGCGCAGCAAGAACAAGCAGCGCTTGCTGAACAGGCGGAGGCTATACTTGAACCGGACGAAAACGATCGCGAATCCGATGCTGTACCGTTTTCTGGCATTCGGGGAGTGATTGCCAAACGCATGACCGAAAGTCTGCAAAACAGTGCGCAGCTTACTGAGACGGCTTGGGCCGATGTTACAAAACTGCACAGCAAAAAAGATGCATCAGGAAAAGAAGCAGGTTGGACAGCCGTCGTTGCAAAGGCTGCAGCCCAGGCCTTAGGCAACCATCCGCTCGTAAATGCCCATATTAAAGAAGGGCAAATCCTTCCGCAAGAAGCAATCAATCTGGGATTTGCGGTTGATACGGATCGCGGCCTCCAAGTCGCGGTTCTACAAGAGGCAGACAAGCACTCGCTTGGCGATTTGCAAAAACATCTTGCGGACCTCGCGGAAAAAGCGAGGAACGGCCAATTGGCGAATGAACAAAGTGCCGGCAGTACGTTCACCATCACCAGTCTAGGGGCATACCGCATCCAATTTTTCACGCCTATTATCAACCCACCGGAAACGGCGATCCTGGGCGTTGGAACGATTGAAACCTATCTGGCGCTCGAAGGCGGAAAAGTACAGGAAAGAAAACGGCTTCCATTGAGTTTGACAATTGATCACCGGGCGATTGACGGAGCTCCGGCTGCGAAATTCCTGGGCGATTTGATTGGGCTTCTGGAAAAACCGAAACAGCTTTTTAAAGATGATGAGGTGATGGAGAAGAAGGCAGAGAAAAAGAAAGAAAAGAAGAAAGACAAAAAGAAAAGCAAAAAGAAAAAATCCTGA
- a CDS encoding SMI1/KNR4 family protein translates to MYKNGWNLLFFKEAGLLFSDHYGIKLDTDVPNPFQSKYENIAQKEVIELIHPMTKQPYSFQLHEYAYGDEILRYAIAEMMENGLNYQCVWQKAEPLESRNAQKESKETNSLIKLDHRYGVYHSVPGMKEFLARYQAMPFLELWQEYHEYLKAKFGEAVVPLLPGNASEDIDAVFHLCKAEPVGDFVSLYRYCDGNDLDMWMELVEAGHPAYAHITGYPLMNLREIRLEAEEAAREAISREEVQSIPEGFVKDNFMLAQKIPIYHDGGGNFIAIDLDPDTKGYYGQIVEVDHEYEDRLVLADSLKEYVAILYYFVKELGVIYNGEGFEGEKPISAYIVRSE, encoded by the coding sequence ATGTATAAAAATGGCTGGAACTTATTGTTTTTTAAAGAAGCTGGTTTGCTGTTTTCCGACCACTACGGAATAAAATTAGATACAGATGTGCCAAATCCCTTTCAAAGCAAATATGAGAATATCGCACAAAAGGAAGTCATTGAATTAATCCATCCGATGACAAAGCAGCCTTATTCGTTTCAACTTCATGAATACGCATACGGGGATGAAATCCTGCGTTATGCAATTGCAGAGATGATGGAAAATGGCTTAAATTATCAGTGTGTGTGGCAGAAGGCAGAGCCTCTCGAATCCCGGAATGCCCAAAAGGAAAGTAAAGAAACGAACAGTCTGATTAAATTAGACCATCGTTATGGCGTGTACCATTCCGTTCCAGGAATGAAAGAATTCTTGGCTCGCTATCAAGCTATGCCGTTTCTGGAACTTTGGCAGGAATACCATGAATATTTAAAAGCCAAGTTTGGAGAAGCTGTTGTGCCATTGTTGCCCGGGAATGCCAGTGAAGACATTGACGCTGTTTTCCACTTATGCAAAGCCGAACCCGTGGGGGATTTCGTCTCGCTGTACCGCTACTGTGATGGCAACGATCTGGATATGTGGATGGAGTTAGTGGAAGCCGGGCATCCAGCTTATGCCCATATTACAGGATATCCCCTGATGAATTTACGGGAAATCCGTCTGGAAGCCGAAGAAGCAGCACGGGAAGCAATCAGCCGGGAAGAAGTCCAGTCGATACCGGAAGGCTTTGTGAAAGATAATTTTATGTTGGCGCAGAAAATTCCGATTTACCACGACGGCGGCGGAAACTTTATCGCCATTGATTTGGACCCTGACACCAAAGGGTACTATGGCCAAATTGTCGAAGTGGACCACGAATACGAAGATCGACTTGTTCTGGCGGATAGTTTAAAAGAATACGTCGCCATTCTTTATTATTTTGTAAAAGAGCTGGGGGTTATCTATAACGGCGAAGGCTTTGAAGGGGAAAAACCGATATCTGCCTATATTGTACGCAGTGAGTGA
- a CDS encoding Hsp20/alpha crystallin family protein → MAKLRPKRRNEFFPSLFESTVETDVFNKFFGETHYPQVDIQEKENRYELEVDLPGFSKENVEVEYRDGYLEIRGTKERKSDTKEQEGRYIRKERTYGSFRRSFYIGEIEEAQVAATFQNGVLTLSIPKAPNLHNDHQGHRIPIE, encoded by the coding sequence ATGGCTAAACTCAGACCAAAAAGACGAAACGAGTTTTTCCCCAGCCTCTTTGAAAGCACGGTAGAAACAGATGTATTCAACAAATTTTTTGGGGAGACTCACTACCCGCAAGTGGACATCCAGGAAAAAGAAAATCGCTATGAATTGGAAGTGGACTTGCCCGGATTTTCTAAAGAAAATGTCGAAGTGGAATACCGGGACGGCTATTTGGAAATCCGCGGGACAAAAGAACGGAAAAGCGATACAAAGGAACAGGAAGGGCGCTATATCCGCAAAGAACGGACATATGGTTCTTTCCGCCGCAGTTTCTATATTGGAGAAATTGAGGAAGCCCAAGTAGCGGCCACTTTCCAAAATGGGGTATTAACGCTGAGCATACCAAAAGCGCCGAATTTGCATAACGATCATCAAGGACATCGTATTCCGATTGAGTAG
- a CDS encoding phytoene desaturase family protein: MDQSVLVVGAGIGGLTTASLLAKHGMDVTLLEASSELGGCAGKYQRNEYLFAVGATLGMGLEENGIVERVFRYLEKPFPLEPLETVMEMVHPEATFKFFKDREKHVSQMVRRFPEYERQIRAFYSEIFSVAANIRTLMGPLPVLPPSTPKEWSFLMASLRPSHVKLLPFFNQTLEQRLKRHGLDQLQLFRQMIDALLIDSLQTGSKDASYLLASLALDIYHEGAYYIPGGLYQLAEIMGKSLIENGGTLKKRRTVVKLQQQDRKWTATDQRGNQYQADHVVLNVPIHQLPKLLAPSQLNKLKKPLREGLATPTWTTLSLYIAVDSSKLKAPLPLFRQIASKSGEGLAEGDYFFMSSSRPNDLLRAPAGIQTVTISTHTRFENWDAKDKYEASREAVSGRILRAIEKLIPGFQEAILYLETGAPKAWEHYTGRPNGYVGGFPQTVNAALFNAISHRSGLPGLYVCGDHIFPGAGTIGVATSGIHVARTISGKRLIY, translated from the coding sequence ATGGATCAATCTGTATTAGTAGTGGGAGCAGGAATCGGCGGCTTAACAACCGCTTCACTGCTGGCAAAACACGGGATGGATGTAACGCTTCTTGAAGCCTCCTCTGAACTTGGCGGTTGTGCCGGCAAGTATCAGCGCAATGAATACTTGTTTGCCGTTGGAGCTACCCTCGGAATGGGACTTGAAGAAAACGGGATTGTTGAACGGGTATTTCGCTATTTGGAAAAACCCTTTCCACTTGAGCCGCTTGAAACTGTTATGGAAATGGTGCATCCCGAAGCTACTTTTAAGTTTTTTAAAGACCGGGAAAAGCATGTCAGCCAAATGGTCCGCCGCTTCCCTGAATACGAGCGGCAAATCCGGGCTTTTTATAGCGAAATCTTTTCGGTTGCCGCAAATATCCGGACATTGATGGGACCGCTTCCTGTGCTTCCGCCAAGCACACCGAAAGAATGGTCATTTTTAATGGCTTCTCTTCGTCCCAGCCATGTAAAATTATTGCCTTTCTTCAATCAAACACTCGAACAGCGGCTGAAGCGCCATGGCCTGGATCAATTGCAGCTTTTTCGGCAAATGATTGATGCCTTGCTGATTGACAGCCTGCAAACCGGCAGCAAAGACGCCTCTTATTTGCTTGCGTCCTTGGCACTTGATATTTATCACGAAGGCGCATATTACATTCCAGGCGGATTGTATCAACTCGCCGAAATCATGGGCAAAAGCCTGATCGAAAATGGCGGCACCTTGAAGAAACGGCGGACCGTGGTAAAGCTGCAGCAACAGGATAGAAAATGGACAGCAACCGACCAGCGCGGCAACCAATACCAGGCAGACCATGTGGTATTGAATGTGCCGATTCATCAATTGCCTAAGCTCCTGGCGCCTTCACAGCTCAACAAGCTGAAAAAACCGTTGCGTGAAGGCTTAGCCACTCCGACTTGGACTACTTTGTCATTGTATATCGCTGTCGATTCGTCAAAACTGAAAGCTCCCTTGCCGCTATTTCGCCAGATTGCTAGCAAAAGTGGTGAGGGCTTGGCAGAAGGCGATTACTTTTTCATGTCATCTTCAAGGCCGAATGATTTGCTGCGGGCTCCGGCAGGGATACAAACCGTAACCATCTCTACTCATACCCGCTTCGAAAACTGGGATGCGAAAGATAAGTACGAAGCTTCCCGTGAAGCTGTGTCTGGCCGCATTCTCAGGGCCATAGAAAAATTGATCCCTGGCTTCCAGGAAGCCATCCTTTATCTTGAAACCGGTGCACCCAAGGCGTGGGAACATTATACCGGACGTCCGAACGGCTATGTTGGGGGCTTTCCACAAACTGTCAACGCTGCTTTGTTTAACGCCATTTCGCACCGTTCCGGACTGCCGGGCCTTTATGTCTGCGGCGACCACATTTTTCCGGGAGCCGGCACAATCGGAGTGGCAACAAGCGGAATCCACGTTGCCCGCACGATTTCCGGGAAACGCTTAATTTATTGA
- the nhaC gene encoding Na+/H+ antiporter NhaC, with amino-acid sequence MKKQQEIEIPFLMALIPLVIMIAIMAVTIIKFEGSPHVPLLIGAAAAAFIGWRYGYKWDVIEEGAYKGIRMALPAIVIIILVGLIIGAWIGGGIVATMIYYGLKIITPSLFLVTICVICAIVTLAIGSSWSTMGTIGVAGMGIGVSMGIPAAMVAGAVISGAYFGDKMSPLSDTTNLAAGITGTDLFVHIKHMIYTTIPGLVIALVVYFFLGRQFGGAAVDTGNISSILTALESNFVISPWLLLVPLAVVVMVAKKVPALPALAIGVLLGWLCHVFIQGGNVADAVNTLHDGFSISSGNEMVDNLFNRGGIDSMMYTVSLTIVAMIFGGIMEQVGMLQAIVKQILKVAKSAGSLIAATIVSAFFTNATASEQYISILLPGRMYAKAFKDKNLHSKNLSRALEDGGTVTSPLVPWNTCGVFILATLGVETFAYAPYAVLNYAIPIISIIMAFLGLKVEYLTEEEIKALKEKEAKQAEENTETDSSGSVLT; translated from the coding sequence ATGAAAAAACAGCAGGAAATCGAAATACCTTTTTTAATGGCTTTAATTCCTTTGGTCATCATGATAGCGATAATGGCAGTGACCATTATTAAATTTGAAGGAAGCCCCCATGTTCCATTGTTGATCGGGGCAGCTGCAGCAGCCTTCATCGGATGGCGCTACGGCTATAAATGGGATGTTATTGAAGAAGGGGCTTATAAAGGCATCCGCATGGCGCTTCCGGCGATTGTCATTATTATTCTGGTTGGCCTCATCATCGGTGCCTGGATTGGCGGCGGCATTGTAGCGACAATGATCTACTACGGATTGAAAATCATTACACCGTCCTTATTCCTGGTAACAATCTGCGTTATTTGCGCCATTGTCACTTTGGCAATCGGCAGTTCCTGGTCCACGATGGGAACCATTGGCGTTGCCGGTATGGGAATCGGCGTGAGTATGGGGATTCCGGCAGCCATGGTGGCGGGAGCGGTCATTTCCGGTGCCTATTTTGGAGACAAGATGTCACCGTTGTCCGATACAACGAATTTAGCTGCAGGGATTACCGGAACGGATTTGTTTGTACATATAAAACACATGATTTATACCACGATTCCCGGTTTGGTCATCGCCTTGGTCGTTTACTTTTTCCTTGGCCGGCAGTTCGGGGGAGCAGCGGTGGATACAGGGAACATCAGCAGCATTTTGACGGCGCTGGAAAGCAATTTCGTAATATCGCCTTGGCTATTGCTCGTGCCGCTTGCCGTAGTGGTAATGGTAGCGAAAAAAGTTCCAGCTTTGCCAGCGCTTGCTATTGGCGTATTGCTCGGCTGGTTGTGCCATGTCTTTATCCAAGGGGGCAATGTGGCAGATGCAGTCAACACATTGCACGATGGCTTCTCAATTTCAAGTGGAAACGAAATGGTCGACAACTTGTTTAACCGCGGCGGCATTGATTCGATGATGTATACCGTCTCGCTTACCATCGTGGCCATGATTTTTGGCGGAATCATGGAACAAGTCGGGATGCTGCAGGCTATTGTGAAGCAAATCTTAAAAGTGGCGAAATCTGCCGGCAGCCTGATTGCCGCGACGATTGTATCGGCATTTTTTACAAATGCAACTGCATCTGAACAATACATTTCGATTCTTCTTCCGGGAAGAATGTATGCGAAAGCTTTCAAGGACAAAAACTTGCATTCAAAGAATTTATCGCGGGCACTCGAAGATGGCGGAACGGTTACTTCGCCTTTAGTGCCTTGGAATACATGCGGTGTTTTCATACTGGCAACATTGGGCGTTGAGACATTTGCCTATGCCCCTTATGCCGTATTGAATTATGCTATCCCGATCATTTCCATTATTATGGCTTTCCTCGGCTTGAAAGTGGAATACTTAACAGAGGAAGAAATAAAAGCGCTCAAAGAAAAAGAAGCAAAACAGGCAGAAGAAAATACGGAAACCGACTCTTCTGGATCAGTACTGACGTAA
- a CDS encoding OsmC family protein: MDGSQLLHRSVAAITIDGPGGESYLEDGAFSAPVAAPAELGGTGPKTAFNPGRFLALGYSTSFSFILAKIMQDEGKSARTRVSCIVSLFTDPMDEGFNKIGMDLEVAIEGMDESEVQRLADETHVHCPVSKAVLGNVDVHIKIIPYKAESKPLASAD, from the coding sequence GTGGACGGTTCACAATTGCTGCACCGGTCGGTTGCTGCCATCACGATTGACGGGCCAGGCGGAGAAAGTTATTTGGAGGATGGTGCCTTTTCAGCGCCGGTTGCTGCTCCGGCGGAACTCGGAGGCACAGGGCCCAAAACAGCTTTTAATCCGGGACGTTTTTTAGCTTTGGGATACAGCACTAGCTTCAGTTTCATTTTAGCGAAAATCATGCAGGATGAAGGGAAGTCGGCGAGAACACGGGTAAGCTGCATCGTGTCGCTGTTCACAGATCCAATGGATGAAGGGTTTAACAAAATCGGCATGGACTTGGAAGTTGCAATCGAAGGAATGGACGAAAGCGAAGTGCAGCGGCTGGCAGATGAGACGCATGTACATTGTCCGGTATCAAAAGCAGTGCTTGGCAATGTCGATGTGCACATCAAAATTATTCCTTACAAAGCAGAAAGCAAGCCGCTGGCATCGGCTGATTGA
- a CDS encoding DinB family protein codes for MQRGIRGTSAHTDAAVVFEGLDWQQAGEKPEKCPHSVWQLLWHMNYWQDFMLAYLKGEAPRNPEHAAETWPEDPRPASEQDWVQEVERFSAGLQQAEQESAKDFSEEGFGKKRRTRADLLMVIINHNSYHAGQVVFVRRMIGAWPPPSGGDTW; via the coding sequence TTGCAAAGAGGCATCCGTGGGACCAGTGCACATACAGACGCGGCCGTTGTTTTTGAAGGGCTGGACTGGCAGCAAGCTGGTGAGAAACCGGAAAAGTGTCCGCATTCTGTCTGGCAGCTGCTGTGGCATATGAATTACTGGCAAGACTTTATGCTGGCCTACTTAAAAGGCGAAGCGCCGAGAAATCCGGAACATGCGGCAGAAACCTGGCCCGAAGATCCGAGGCCAGCGAGTGAGCAGGACTGGGTCCAGGAAGTTGAGCGTTTTTCAGCCGGCCTGCAGCAAGCTGAACAGGAGTCGGCAAAAGATTTTTCGGAAGAAGGCTTCGGCAAAAAAAGAAGAACGCGTGCGGATCTGCTCATGGTGATTATCAATCACAATAGCTACCATGCCGGACAAGTCGTCTTCGTGCGCCGGATGATTGGCGCTTGGCCACCGCCTTCCGGTGGCGATACATGGTAA
- a CDS encoding phosphoglycerate dehydrogenase, whose product MNILLMLREAFYGADPNLIEELEKIGNVKVLYTDKGIDKDELKNEVKDTDIILVNIVKIDKDIMDAAPHLKYIVKFGAGVDNIDIDYAKQKGIRVTSAPGLNAQAVADHAFGLMLSAARDIPKKDKEVKSGYWDTTMGYEIYEKKLGIIGFGAIGKALAKRAMGFDMQTLAYGNYKDYELAEKLNVRFVERDELFKEADYIIIATSLTAKNKHLVNKETLALMKPSAFLVNISRGQLVHEEDLIEALKSGKIKGAALDVFEKEPPANELPKLENVVATPHVGGATYEAVARISDLSISNIKNLLNGEDLDFEVL is encoded by the coding sequence ATGAATATCTTGCTGATGCTGCGGGAAGCATTTTATGGAGCGGACCCAAATTTAATTGAAGAGCTGGAAAAAATAGGGAACGTAAAAGTCTTGTATACCGATAAGGGAATTGACAAGGACGAATTGAAAAATGAAGTAAAAGATACGGATATTATTTTGGTGAATATCGTAAAAATTGATAAAGATATAATGGACGCTGCTCCTCATTTGAAATACATTGTAAAGTTTGGGGCAGGCGTCGACAATATCGACATTGATTATGCTAAACAAAAAGGCATCCGCGTCACAAGTGCACCGGGGTTGAATGCCCAGGCAGTGGCAGACCATGCTTTCGGACTGATGCTGTCAGCTGCCCGGGACATCCCCAAAAAAGATAAGGAAGTAAAGTCCGGCTATTGGGATACAACAATGGGATATGAAATTTACGAGAAAAAACTGGGGATCATCGGTTTTGGCGCAATTGGAAAAGCTTTGGCGAAACGCGCGATGGGCTTTGATATGCAAACGCTGGCTTATGGCAATTACAAGGATTACGAGTTGGCTGAAAAGCTTAACGTCCGTTTTGTTGAGCGTGACGAATTGTTTAAAGAAGCCGATTACATCATTATCGCTACGAGCCTGACAGCTAAAAATAAACATTTGGTGAACAAGGAAACGCTCGCGCTGATGAAACCGAGTGCTTTTTTGGTCAACATTTCCCGTGGACAATTGGTTCATGAGGAAGATTTGATCGAGGCGTTAAAGAGCGGGAAAATAAAAGGCGCAGCGCTGGATGTATTTGAAAAAGAACCGCCGGCCAACGAATTGCCGAAACTGGAAAACGTAGTGGCAACTCCGCATGTAGGAGGAGCCACCTATGAGGCAGTAGCCCGTATAAGCGACTTATCGATCTCCAATATTAAAAACTTGTTGAATGGAGAAGACTTGGATTTTGAAGTTCTTTGA
- a CDS encoding penicillin-binding transpeptidase domain-containing protein has translation MKKRGLGILFLLLLILLAGCQDEQQVTPEEQLEEEQVTPKNRLMEYISRWEQGDFAGMYEGYLTEGTKMAYETAVFVDWQKQLHQELAIQNVEVAYAKPEEDMRWSKEKPADFRIQITMDTAAGPVEFDRTLTLLFETQGGTEDWFAEWNPSFIFPQLEEGDTVEIERSNPQRGELHDRTGKPIAVNGKAYEVGVVPANFDEAKKKNDLAALLDITPAEIDQKLGQSWVQPGHYVPLAVLPAKAEAALQQIFAIPGTERREVQLRQYPYGEALSHVSGFIGPITAEQLAERKGQGYGPDDLIGRQGLEEVLEDRLRGEQGVRILLRKALEGIDPIVAAEKPARPGEIIKLTIDAELQKRVYQAMKGQAGASAAVDPNTGETFVLLSSPGFDPNVFAAGIKGSEFSKLQNNALKPLFPRFTGSYAPGAAIEPVISAIGMAAGNVSSKEIGHDVLLKGLKSFGFGEEMPLPLKLAVSQISNDGTLDAAGQLSQAKSGRGQMQVNLLHLASMYEPFATGGAIYKPTLLLDEKDEIWKEGSLNPEQAETVRTSLQSTDTGNWLAEKTGTAQNGGIETDFAVSFNKTNPNLILAVMIENAKEDNRTAEVSAVSASVFKE, from the coding sequence ATGAAGAAAAGAGGGCTTGGCATTCTTTTTCTTTTACTTCTTATCCTCCTCGCAGGCTGCCAAGACGAACAGCAAGTAACACCGGAAGAACAGCTGGAGGAAGAGCAGGTCACACCGAAGAATCGCCTGATGGAGTATATCAGCCGCTGGGAACAAGGAGATTTTGCTGGAATGTACGAAGGGTATTTGACGGAAGGCACCAAAATGGCATATGAAACAGCGGTTTTTGTAGATTGGCAGAAACAGCTGCATCAAGAGCTGGCGATTCAAAACGTGGAAGTGGCTTATGCAAAGCCGGAAGAAGACATGCGGTGGAGCAAGGAGAAGCCGGCTGATTTCCGCATTCAAATCACAATGGATACGGCAGCCGGACCGGTGGAATTTGATCGGACCTTGACGCTGCTATTTGAAACGCAGGGAGGTACCGAAGACTGGTTCGCTGAATGGAATCCGTCATTTATATTCCCGCAGCTTGAAGAAGGCGATACGGTTGAAATTGAACGGAGCAATCCTCAGCGCGGCGAACTCCACGACCGCACTGGCAAACCGATCGCTGTCAACGGCAAAGCTTATGAAGTGGGCGTGGTTCCGGCCAATTTTGATGAAGCAAAAAAGAAAAATGATTTGGCTGCCCTTTTGGACATCACACCGGCAGAAATTGACCAAAAGCTCGGCCAAAGCTGGGTCCAGCCGGGCCATTATGTGCCGCTCGCTGTTCTGCCGGCAAAAGCGGAAGCAGCCTTGCAGCAAATTTTTGCGATACCGGGAACGGAGCGAAGGGAAGTGCAGCTGCGGCAATATCCGTACGGCGAAGCGCTGTCTCATGTGTCCGGTTTTATTGGCCCGATTACAGCCGAGCAATTGGCCGAACGAAAAGGCCAAGGCTACGGTCCGGATGATTTGATTGGGCGGCAAGGACTCGAAGAGGTGTTGGAGGACCGGCTTCGCGGCGAGCAGGGCGTCCGTATCTTGCTTCGGAAAGCCCTTGAAGGAATTGATCCGATTGTTGCCGCAGAAAAACCGGCAAGGCCGGGAGAAATCATTAAGTTAACGATTGATGCCGAACTCCAAAAGAGAGTTTACCAGGCGATGAAAGGACAAGCAGGTGCAAGTGCCGCTGTTGATCCGAATACAGGTGAGACCTTTGTATTGCTGAGCTCTCCTGGCTTTGATCCGAATGTTTTTGCCGCCGGGATTAAAGGTTCGGAATTCAGCAAGCTGCAAAACAATGCGCTGAAGCCTCTGTTTCCCCGCTTTACTGGGAGTTATGCCCCAGGAGCAGCCATTGAACCGGTCATTTCTGCTATCGGAATGGCTGCCGGTAATGTTTCTTCGAAGGAAATAGGGCACGATGTGTTGCTGAAAGGATTAAAGAGTTTTGGGTTCGGGGAAGAGATGCCGTTGCCATTGAAATTGGCTGTTTCACAAATTTCAAATGACGGCACTTTGGATGCAGCAGGACAGCTGTCGCAAGCCAAATCAGGAAGAGGACAGATGCAAGTGAATCTGCTTCACTTGGCTTCGATGTACGAGCCTTTCGCAACTGGAGGCGCAATATACAAACCGACGCTGTTGCTGGATGAAAAGGATGAGATTTGGAAGGAAGGATCGCTCAATCCTGAACAGGCAGAAACCGTGCGCACGAGCCTGCAAAGTACGGATACGGGCAATTGGCTGGCTGAGAAAACCGGAACAGCACAAAACGGAGGGATAGAAACTGATTTTGCTGTCAGTTTCAACAAAACTAATCCGAATCTGATCTTGGCCGTCATGATTGAAAATGCGAAAGAAGACAATCGTACAGCAGAAGTTTCTGCAGTTTCTGCCTCAGTATTCAAGGAGTAG
- a CDS encoding GNAT family N-acetyltransferase — protein sequence MYFSNTDAYFEKLLTYFGPNLLLVEVSYEGQTIGMSLNFLYEKTIHIHLSGTMREFDYLSPAFILRYALAVWGKENGVELIHEGGGRTNAADDSLYLFKKQFGKNTSFNFCVARQIWNKSVYQQLCKTMEAPMDSDYFPAYRSALSLEFN from the coding sequence ATTTATTTTTCGAATACAGATGCCTATTTTGAAAAACTCCTGACATACTTTGGACCAAATCTGCTGCTGGTGGAAGTAAGCTATGAAGGCCAGACAATCGGAATGTCCTTAAACTTTCTGTATGAAAAGACCATACATATTCACTTATCCGGGACCATGCGGGAATTCGATTATTTGTCTCCTGCATTCATATTGCGTTATGCTCTTGCGGTCTGGGGGAAAGAGAACGGAGTGGAATTGATCCATGAAGGCGGCGGACGGACAAATGCAGCGGACGATTCTCTTTATCTCTTTAAAAAGCAATTTGGCAAAAACACTTCTTTCAATTTTTGTGTGGCAAGGCAAATATGGAACAAATCTGTTTATCAACAGCTTTGTAAAACAATGGAAGCTCCCATGGATTCTGATTACTTTCCCGCCTACCGATCTGCCTTATCCCTTGAATTCAACTAA